Proteins encoded by one window of Desulfovibrio ferrophilus:
- a CDS encoding energy transducer TonB yields the protein MCHSSGSGVLLSRIAPVLSLTLHAVLVLACFFVANLSTRAQTLVCPVAYEVALVTLEGAGGSGHSEATAVAVERVESPLPRRTVQLQEKPKVAPSTKPLAQKESKSDPSTRVIPREIAAAKSEQQNSDEVAAAHEDGVHSEHEASTALSNGGVSTGTGTDATSPQGLPLGIGNGLGRGELAGGIGQVDVLPRITRKIEPRYPAGAREGGVTGSVSVKFLVDRNGRVREPQVLFADPQGVFEQSALSAVRRWRFKAAKKDGQRVATWVVLPIRFSLE from the coding sequence ATGTGCCACAGTAGCGGCTCAGGTGTACTGCTTTCCAGGATTGCCCCTGTCTTGTCTTTGACCCTGCATGCCGTTCTTGTGTTGGCCTGCTTCTTTGTGGCCAATCTGAGCACACGGGCCCAGACTCTGGTTTGTCCTGTCGCCTATGAGGTTGCGCTGGTGACCTTGGAGGGTGCCGGGGGCAGTGGTCATTCAGAAGCTACTGCCGTTGCCGTTGAGCGGGTGGAATCGCCCTTGCCGCGCCGAACTGTCCAACTGCAAGAAAAACCGAAAGTAGCACCATCCACGAAGCCCCTTGCGCAGAAGGAATCGAAATCAGACCCCTCTACCCGTGTGATTCCGCGAGAAATCGCAGCTGCAAAGAGTGAACAGCAGAACAGTGATGAAGTAGCTGCTGCTCATGAGGACGGAGTCCACTCGGAGCATGAAGCATCCACTGCGTTGTCTAACGGCGGAGTTTCCACAGGAACCGGAACTGACGCCACGAGCCCGCAGGGACTGCCTTTGGGCATTGGCAATGGCTTGGGCCGTGGTGAGCTTGCGGGGGGCATAGGGCAGGTGGATGTCCTGCCAAGGATTACGCGCAAGATTGAACCGCGCTATCCGGCTGGTGCGCGCGAGGGTGGCGTGACCGGAAGTGTGAGCGTGAAGTTTCTGGTGGATCGGAATGGGCGGGTGCGCGAGCCGCAGGTGCTGTTTGCCGATCCTCAAGGTGTGTTCGAACAGAGTGCGCTCAGTGCCGTGCGCAGATGGCGATTCAAGGCAGCGAAAAAGGATGGGCAGCGAGTGGCAACCTGGGTGGTGTTACCCATCCGGTTCAGTCTTGAATAA
- a CDS encoding protein-tyrosine phosphatase family protein, translating to MAKGKAYIPDWVTDQIAVGGAPMSYPALDALRAEGLDCILNLCAEFCDLKDYEEQSGFEVYYFPIPDEETPDLAELEKALEWMDEAIYLGKKVLIHCRHGIGRTGTVLNAYLLRKGLGHKLAGRKLKPLRAKPQNFAQWRFVRRYGKQEGRLTVREPSLEAKHLVDLYPFFADYERTVEDVDVLLQGACSGPCEHCGQDHDRCCFELVTLCFAEAVYIAHTINMVLDSAKRLEVIERGAAASKRIRQLGYTPENPDSLTASLWHGYSESRIRCPLSHEGQCLIYDSRPLNCRMSDLDSEQARHLAVTKFLPKTLRAISANLFFAYTSKFPDGRPPIFTLPDVVSGKFVQTFFHHLLRLS from the coding sequence ATGGCAAAGGGCAAGGCATATATCCCCGATTGGGTCACGGACCAGATCGCCGTGGGCGGTGCACCCATGTCCTATCCGGCGTTGGATGCCCTGCGCGCCGAAGGCCTTGACTGCATCCTGAACCTCTGCGCCGAATTCTGTGACCTGAAGGACTACGAAGAACAATCCGGGTTCGAGGTCTATTATTTCCCAATCCCCGACGAAGAAACTCCAGATCTGGCTGAATTGGAAAAAGCGCTGGAATGGATGGACGAAGCCATCTACCTGGGCAAGAAGGTACTCATCCATTGCCGCCACGGCATCGGACGCACCGGGACCGTCCTGAACGCCTATCTGTTGCGCAAGGGCCTGGGCCACAAACTGGCCGGGCGGAAACTGAAGCCCCTGCGGGCCAAGCCTCAAAACTTTGCCCAATGGAGATTCGTCCGCCGTTACGGCAAGCAGGAAGGACGGCTCACCGTCCGTGAACCCTCTCTGGAAGCAAAACATCTGGTCGATCTGTATCCATTCTTCGCGGACTACGAGCGCACGGTGGAAGACGTGGACGTCCTGCTTCAGGGGGCCTGCTCCGGCCCCTGTGAACACTGCGGGCAGGATCATGACCGTTGCTGTTTTGAGTTGGTGACCCTGTGCTTTGCCGAGGCCGTATACATCGCACACACCATTAATATGGTCCTGGATAGCGCAAAGCGCCTTGAGGTCATCGAGCGAGGAGCCGCAGCCAGCAAACGCATCCGCCAACTGGGCTATACCCCGGAAAATCCTGACAGCCTCACGGCCAGCCTGTGGCACGGCTACAGCGAATCACGCATTCGCTGCCCGCTGTCCCATGAAGGGCAATGCCTGATCTACGATTCCCGCCCCCTGAACTGCCGCATGTCTGATCTGGACAGCGAACAGGCACGTCACCTTGCGGTGACAAAATTCCTGCCCAAAACCCTGAGAGCCATCTCGGCCAACCTGTTCTTTGCCTACACGTCCAAATTTCCGGATGGCCGCCCCCCCATCTTCACCCTGCCCGATGTTGTCTCCGGGAAATTCGTGCAGACCTTTTTCCACCATCTGCTCAGACTGAGTTGA
- a CDS encoding PEP/pyruvate-binding domain-containing protein yields MFKELFKHWTYQVFAPGTLLRKKYESFKSLLEIDRACLERIAELEELYYSNAPTDWTRVQSLVRELMVQTDFLVRELMAMSPGRYLDLPDYRNKISFYLTMAAELPDFDFSPPYAITLNEAISEPGQAGGKAHNLALLADRGDLPVPQGFVITTRAFHYFIEYNELRPRIDTLLGKVNLDAPGFVSDVCTEIQRLILSGDIPPSIEEEYRKHAIDLAASRGGDVRLAVRSSAVGEDSAASFAGQYESELNVALSDLGPAYKRVLASKYSAKAVTYRIRYGLPDQLTPMAVLVTEMITPSVSGVVYTRDPGHTSREQLAIYAVQGMGRNLVDGSASPEILTLTRDKVPTIIERRAGGGAPQVVCGDTPDAGPCLPEEHALTLARVGMRLEKMMGAPQDIEWCMDPGGSLFVVQSRPLSEVEPLSCDRQSSLSPDDIDNELLVSGNPASMGIGIGHVYKPMRLTDLDDVADGCVLVADTLSPAFASVLERLAAVVTDTGSKASHFASVAREFGLPVVVDAKFATRILTDGMQITVYADTGHIYAGEVRELKALAGRPPAPRDTPFHRRMAEVMNLVAPLHLTNPDASEFAPQGCRSIHDIVRFCHETGVSEMFSLVGKGGRGLAKARRFEGGLPMTMYMLDLGGGLTPQAATTDTLDPCHFASDAISAFWEGLNHPDIQWDGSLLAFDWEEFDKVSGGIISLESKTLASYAILGKDYMHLLMRFGYHFAVIDTICGPVPESNYINFRFKGGGAEIGKRMLRLELVRKVLTSAGFTVTSKGDMLDARFMAAPAPKVELNLTLIGMLLGKTRLLDMALTGDTQVQHLVDEFLDSL; encoded by the coding sequence ATGTTCAAAGAGCTGTTCAAACACTGGACCTATCAGGTCTTCGCTCCCGGTACTCTGCTGCGCAAAAAGTACGAGTCCTTCAAGTCCCTGTTGGAGATCGACCGGGCCTGTTTGGAACGGATCGCGGAGCTGGAAGAGCTGTATTACAGCAACGCTCCCACGGACTGGACCCGTGTCCAGAGCCTGGTTCGCGAATTAATGGTCCAGACGGATTTTCTGGTTCGCGAACTGATGGCCATGAGTCCCGGACGCTATCTGGACCTGCCGGACTACAGAAACAAGATTTCCTTTTACCTGACCATGGCAGCCGAGCTGCCGGACTTCGACTTTTCACCGCCTTACGCCATCACCCTGAACGAAGCCATCAGCGAGCCCGGTCAGGCGGGCGGCAAGGCACACAATCTGGCCCTGCTGGCAGATCGGGGAGACCTCCCCGTGCCACAAGGGTTCGTCATCACCACCCGTGCCTTCCATTATTTCATTGAATACAATGAGCTGCGGCCACGCATCGACACCCTGCTGGGCAAGGTCAATCTGGATGCCCCGGGTTTCGTCTCCGACGTCTGCACCGAAATCCAGCGCCTGATCCTTAGCGGTGACATTCCGCCCAGCATCGAAGAGGAATACCGCAAGCACGCCATCGACTTGGCGGCCTCACGAGGTGGAGACGTACGTTTGGCCGTCCGATCAAGCGCCGTGGGTGAAGACTCTGCAGCTTCCTTTGCCGGTCAGTACGAATCCGAGTTGAACGTGGCTCTCTCGGATCTGGGACCAGCCTACAAACGGGTTCTCGCCAGCAAATACAGCGCCAAGGCTGTGACCTACCGCATCCGCTACGGCCTGCCCGACCAGTTGACTCCCATGGCTGTTCTGGTCACAGAAATGATCACCCCTTCGGTCTCCGGCGTGGTCTACACCCGTGATCCAGGGCATACCTCGCGAGAGCAGTTGGCCATCTATGCCGTACAGGGCATGGGGCGAAATCTGGTGGACGGCAGTGCCTCGCCAGAGATCCTGACCCTGACCCGCGACAAGGTTCCAACGATCATCGAGCGCCGGGCAGGCGGCGGTGCTCCGCAAGTGGTTTGCGGTGACACGCCCGATGCCGGTCCTTGTTTGCCCGAGGAACACGCCCTGACCCTGGCCCGTGTGGGGATGCGCCTGGAAAAAATGATGGGCGCCCCCCAGGACATTGAATGGTGCATGGACCCCGGAGGTTCACTGTTCGTTGTCCAATCCCGCCCACTCTCCGAAGTGGAACCCCTGTCATGCGACAGGCAGAGCAGCCTCTCTCCCGACGACATTGATAACGAGCTGCTGGTCAGCGGCAACCCCGCCAGCATGGGCATCGGCATCGGCCATGTCTACAAACCCATGCGTCTGACCGATCTTGATGATGTCGCCGACGGCTGCGTACTGGTAGCCGACACTCTGTCTCCCGCTTTTGCCAGTGTTCTGGAACGGCTTGCCGCCGTGGTCACGGACACGGGCTCCAAAGCCAGCCATTTTGCATCCGTTGCGCGCGAATTCGGATTGCCCGTGGTGGTGGACGCCAAATTTGCCACGCGCATCCTGACTGATGGCATGCAAATCACCGTTTATGCAGACACCGGTCACATCTATGCAGGGGAAGTTCGCGAACTCAAGGCCCTGGCTGGCCGTCCACCAGCACCACGCGACACCCCCTTCCATCGCCGCATGGCCGAGGTCATGAATCTTGTTGCCCCCCTGCACCTGACCAACCCCGACGCTTCGGAGTTTGCCCCCCAGGGCTGTCGTTCCATTCACGATATCGTGCGCTTCTGTCACGAAACCGGTGTTTCGGAGATGTTCTCCCTGGTGGGTAAGGGCGGCAGGGGGCTGGCAAAGGCACGGCGCTTCGAGGGTGGCCTGCCCATGACCATGTACATGCTTGATCTGGGTGGAGGGCTGACCCCGCAGGCTGCAACCACGGACACCCTTGATCCCTGCCATTTCGCCAGCGATGCCATCAGTGCCTTCTGGGAAGGACTGAACCATCCGGACATCCAATGGGACGGAAGCCTGCTGGCCTTCGACTGGGAGGAATTCGATAAGGTTTCCGGGGGTATCATCAGCCTGGAATCCAAGACTTTGGCCAGCTACGCGATACTGGGCAAGGACTACATGCATCTATTGATGCGCTTTGGATATCACTTCGCGGTCATCGACACGATCTGTGGGCCAGTGCCCGAGTCCAACTACATCAATTTCAGATTCAAGGGCGGCGGTGCCGAAATCGGCAAGCGCATGCTGCGTCTGGAACTGGTCCGCAAGGTTCTGACTAGCGCGGGCTTCACGGTCACCAGCAAAGGGGACATGCTCGATGCCCGATTCATGGCCGCCCCGGCACCAAAGGTTGAACTGAACCTGACACTCATCGGCATGCTGCTGGGCAAGACACGCCTACTGGACATGGCACTGACCGGCGATACACAGGTCCAACACCTGGTTGACGAATTTCTGGATTCCCTCTGA
- a CDS encoding response regulator: protein MAHIIVLDDVMDAGVLIKRILERKGHSVTSFTEEEEALEHCRKNPVDLAILDIKLKKMTGVEVLEEIRKISKAIKVMMLTGYPTLETARECQQLGAEDYCVKPIDKDELEQKVDTILGG from the coding sequence ATGGCCCATATCATCGTATTGGACGACGTCATGGACGCCGGCGTGCTCATCAAGCGCATCCTGGAACGCAAAGGGCACTCCGTCACCTCCTTCACCGAGGAGGAGGAGGCTCTGGAGCATTGCCGCAAGAACCCGGTGGACCTTGCCATCCTGGACATCAAGCTCAAGAAGATGACCGGGGTCGAGGTGCTGGAGGAAATCCGCAAGATCTCCAAGGCGATCAAGGTCATGATGCTCACAGGGTATCCCACTCTGGAAACTGCTCGCGAATGCCAGCAGCTCGGGGCCGAGGATTACTGCGTCAAGCCCATCGACAAGGATGAGCTTGAACAAAAGGTTGATACGATCCTCGGCGGCTAG
- a CDS encoding ATP-binding protein — translation MHMPIPFLNRLKFQDKINLGTACIVIFFGLITALSVTRVSVDSILEGNRERGTSMARNLALRAIDPMLGRDSLRLKNLVDQMAGLSDYINYAFVLDRQGDVLAHTFKKGFPVELKDANEAFEKGVRIQLLDTGEARIYDFAAPVIIGGDRYGTVRLGISQVRVQTAKREVMVTIFGITAAVTLAAMVLSTIFARGVAKSINLLRESAEEVVRGNLDVQTAKALGRNCWEVMRCYNKGCPAYHDDRHRCWYLAGTLCPECQDVHLPEKFESCRTCKVYRENVGDEIQSLAETFDVMALTLNAYIDELKHAKSDLERQKSLMQTILDVTPDLVSLQDRDLKYIAVNKAFCTYFHKNESDVIGITDFDIFNEEQADTNYHEDQQILITGQSLSKQILVGRTGNRRWFHIIKVPVYDGETIIGLLLTARDISVIKQYQERLIHSQKMQDLGKLAGGVAHEINTPLGIILGYAQLLIEDVPEGEQMREDLKIIERQTKVCRKIVSDLLGFSRNIESSMESMELNKSLTDVVELVQHIFRQERVTVDTDLDPNVPPIVADEDKLKQVWMNLLNNAFDAIGSDGHILVGTKLCSHRRRVLVTVADTGSGIKEGNMGRVFDPFFTTKPAGEGTGLGLSVSFGIITDHGGKISVTSPAPVEYLETGDDKTGTRPPGPGTLFIIELPLTKEGLPDEECPEAIDLKSGIQAV, via the coding sequence ATGCATATGCCCATACCCTTCTTGAACAGGCTAAAATTCCAAGATAAAATCAATCTTGGAACTGCCTGTATCGTTATCTTCTTCGGCTTGATCACAGCGCTCAGCGTGACGCGTGTCAGTGTTGATTCCATCCTGGAAGGAAACCGCGAACGTGGCACCTCCATGGCCCGCAATCTCGCCCTACGCGCCATCGACCCCATGTTGGGCCGCGACTCCCTGCGCCTGAAAAACCTGGTGGACCAGATGGCCGGGCTTTCGGATTACATCAATTACGCCTTCGTGCTTGACCGGCAGGGCGATGTGCTGGCGCACACCTTCAAAAAAGGCTTCCCGGTGGAGCTCAAGGACGCAAATGAAGCCTTTGAAAAAGGGGTGCGCATCCAGTTGCTGGATACCGGCGAGGCCCGCATCTACGACTTCGCTGCCCCGGTGATCATTGGCGGAGACCGATACGGAACAGTACGCTTGGGCATTTCCCAGGTCCGGGTCCAGACCGCCAAGCGCGAGGTCATGGTCACCATTTTCGGTATCACCGCTGCGGTGACCTTGGCCGCCATGGTCCTGTCCACCATCTTTGCCCGAGGCGTGGCCAAGAGCATCAACCTCTTGCGCGAATCTGCCGAGGAGGTCGTACGAGGCAACCTCGATGTGCAGACGGCAAAAGCTTTGGGTCGCAACTGCTGGGAGGTCATGCGCTGCTACAACAAAGGCTGCCCCGCGTACCACGATGACCGCCACCGCTGCTGGTATCTTGCTGGTACTCTGTGCCCCGAGTGTCAGGATGTGCATCTGCCCGAGAAATTCGAATCCTGCCGCACTTGCAAGGTCTATCGCGAAAACGTGGGCGATGAAATCCAGAGCCTTGCCGAGACCTTCGATGTCATGGCCCTGACCTTGAATGCCTACATCGATGAACTGAAACACGCCAAAAGCGACCTGGAGCGCCAGAAATCGCTGATGCAGACCATTCTGGACGTAACGCCCGACCTTGTCTCACTCCAGGATCGGGACCTGAAGTATATCGCCGTAAACAAGGCGTTCTGCACCTACTTCCACAAAAATGAGTCCGACGTCATCGGAATCACGGACTTCGATATCTTCAACGAGGAACAGGCCGACACCAACTACCACGAAGATCAACAAATTCTGATCACAGGCCAATCCCTGTCCAAACAGATTCTTGTGGGACGCACGGGCAACCGACGCTGGTTCCACATCATCAAGGTCCCGGTTTACGACGGGGAAACCATCATCGGTCTGTTGCTGACCGCCCGCGACATCTCGGTCATCAAGCAATATCAGGAACGCCTGATCCACTCGCAGAAGATGCAAGACCTCGGCAAGCTTGCCGGTGGCGTCGCTCATGAGATCAACACCCCTCTGGGGATCATTCTGGGCTATGCCCAGTTACTGATCGAAGACGTCCCCGAAGGCGAGCAAATGCGTGAAGACCTGAAAATCATCGAGCGCCAGACCAAGGTCTGCCGAAAGATCGTCTCGGATCTGCTGGGCTTCTCGCGCAATATCGAAAGTTCCATGGAATCCATGGAACTCAACAAGTCGCTGACGGATGTGGTAGAGCTTGTGCAGCACATCTTCCGTCAGGAGCGAGTCACCGTTGACACGGATCTGGACCCCAACGTTCCCCCCATTGTGGCCGACGAAGACAAATTGAAACAGGTCTGGATGAACCTGTTGAACAACGCCTTCGACGCCATCGGTTCGGACGGACATATCCTGGTGGGCACCAAGCTCTGCAGCCACCGCCGCCGGGTGCTGGTCACCGTGGCGGATACTGGCTCCGGCATCAAGGAAGGCAACATGGGCCGTGTCTTCGATCCGTTCTTCACCACCAAGCCTGCGGGTGAAGGCACCGGACTCGGGCTCTCCGTCTCCTTTGGTATTATCACCGACCACGGGGGTAAAATCTCCGTGACGAGTCCCGCACCCGTAGAGTATCTGGAAACCGGCGACGACAAGACGGGGACCCGTCCCCCCGGACCGGGCACCCTATTCATCATTGAATTGCCGCTGACCAAGGAAGGCCTTCCCGACGAGGAATGCCCCGAAGCGATTGATCTGAAAAGCGGCATTCAGGCCGTATAA
- a CDS encoding phosphate/phosphite/phosphonate ABC transporter substrate-binding protein → MRFTVRILLLLTLIALALPLAGCEDPEPVKRIDLTKREEITFRPRQVEVTYAYLPQYSHSLSYQRHNLLVEYLSEATGLTMRQVFPDTFDEHMNMVDQGQIDISFSNPFIYVKMAHRGGAQAFARIVEDSGKNFRGQIIVRQGNESIGTLADVRGKRWLAVDPSSAGGFLFPLGHFIEHGIQRKDFAEVAFAPGPGGKQEKVVLGVASGQYDVGSIREGTLALMADKVDLSQIRVLAETRWYPGWVYSARKGLNQEIVRKIKSAMLALSQDNPRHLPILENAGFTAIIPSQDSDFDPVRLLAASIGLDVGK, encoded by the coding sequence ATGAGATTCACAGTTCGAATCCTGCTACTGCTAACCCTTATAGCACTGGCCCTGCCCCTGGCAGGCTGCGAGGATCCCGAGCCAGTCAAGCGAATCGATCTTACCAAGCGCGAGGAAATCACCTTCCGGCCCCGGCAGGTGGAGGTCACCTACGCCTACCTGCCGCAATATTCGCACAGCCTGTCATACCAACGCCACAACCTGCTGGTGGAATATCTTTCCGAAGCCACGGGGCTGACCATGCGCCAGGTCTTTCCCGATACCTTTGACGAACACATGAACATGGTGGATCAGGGCCAGATCGATATCTCCTTTTCCAACCCCTTCATCTACGTAAAGATGGCCCACCGTGGCGGTGCACAAGCCTTTGCCCGCATTGTCGAGGATTCGGGCAAGAACTTCCGCGGGCAGATTATCGTGCGCCAGGGCAACGAGAGCATCGGAACCCTGGCAGATGTGCGCGGCAAGCGTTGGTTGGCCGTTGACCCTTCCAGCGCCGGTGGATTTCTGTTCCCTCTTGGTCACTTCATTGAGCATGGCATTCAGCGCAAGGATTTCGCCGAAGTGGCCTTTGCCCCCGGCCCGGGCGGCAAGCAGGAAAAAGTGGTTCTGGGAGTAGCATCCGGGCAGTACGACGTCGGCTCCATCCGCGAAGGAACTCTGGCCCTGATGGCCGACAAGGTTGACCTGTCCCAAATTCGGGTTCTGGCCGAAACCCGCTGGTATCCTGGTTGGGTCTATTCCGCCCGCAAAGGGCTGAATCAGGAAATCGTTCGCAAGATCAAGAGCGCCATGCTCGCCCTGTCCCAGGATAATCCCCGCCACCTTCCTATTCTGGAGAATGCAGGCTTTACGGCCATCATCCCCTCTCAGGATTCGGACTTTGACCCAGTGCGCCTGCTGGCGGCCTCCATTGGTCTGGACGTGGGGAAATAG
- a CDS encoding ATP-binding protein, with protein MSKPSKPSPPDTLPANDALTRLIGLGDRSIRKSYYPQLKKKITELETFQFLMDRAADSIFLVRVDPHSIEYANDAATTLMRLSKDEMLCASVSDVFGHQVAADLEKNLDADSGETIQATKDGLVLEMSVTSHVVNDAPYIVIVARDITQRVQAELELQRLQVLLKGIVESMPSTLIGVDMNGTISQWNRQAEQLTGIDSTLALKRPLAEVYPRLANLIMHVHRAVKEQSPQILSRVLHHRQGHLVYEDITVFPLDIGKDGGAVIRIDDITKRVHMEELMIQSEKMMSVGGLAAGMAHEINNPLGGILQGAQNIRRRLLEDIPANQEAADRHQCSLETIRAYMQERSIPKMLDGITNSGARAARIVTNMLNFSRKSDSQMAPNDLNAILDHALELASSDYNLKKKYDFRKITIIRDYSQQLPPLRCSATEIEQVLLNLLTNAAHAYNGTDEPAEGRTIRLGTSLSGDSAVIEIEDNGPGMDEETRKHIFEPFFTTKEPGVGTGLGLSVSYYIITQNHGGEFVVHSAPGQGTRFTISLPID; from the coding sequence ATGAGCAAGCCCTCTAAGCCCTCTCCTCCGGACACCCTCCCTGCCAACGACGCGCTGACGCGCCTGATCGGCCTGGGTGATCGCTCCATCCGCAAAAGCTACTACCCGCAGCTCAAGAAAAAAATCACTGAGCTGGAGACATTCCAATTCCTGATGGATAGGGCTGCCGACTCCATTTTTCTGGTACGGGTCGATCCACACAGCATCGAATACGCCAATGACGCAGCCACAACACTCATGCGGCTGAGCAAAGACGAAATGCTTTGCGCCTCAGTGTCCGATGTCTTTGGCCATCAGGTTGCAGCCGATCTGGAAAAAAACTTGGATGCCGACTCCGGGGAAACCATCCAGGCCACGAAAGATGGTCTTGTATTGGAAATGAGTGTGACCAGCCATGTAGTCAACGATGCCCCCTATATTGTCATCGTCGCGCGTGATATCACCCAACGGGTCCAGGCCGAGCTCGAACTTCAACGCCTGCAAGTCCTGTTAAAAGGCATCGTAGAGTCCATGCCTTCTACTCTGATCGGTGTGGATATGAACGGGACCATCTCCCAATGGAATCGCCAGGCGGAACAACTCACGGGCATCGACTCGACGTTGGCCCTCAAGCGCCCCCTTGCAGAAGTATACCCCCGGCTGGCAAATCTGATCATGCATGTCCACCGCGCCGTTAAGGAGCAGTCACCGCAGATTCTTTCACGGGTTCTCCACCACCGACAAGGGCACCTTGTATATGAAGACATCACCGTCTTCCCGCTGGATATCGGGAAGGATGGAGGTGCTGTGATCCGCATCGACGACATCACAAAGCGCGTGCACATGGAAGAACTCATGATCCAGAGTGAAAAGATGATGTCTGTCGGTGGACTTGCTGCGGGCATGGCCCACGAGATTAATAACCCGCTGGGCGGCATCCTGCAGGGAGCACAGAACATTCGGCGCCGTCTGCTTGAGGATATCCCCGCCAATCAGGAAGCAGCCGATCGCCATCAATGCAGCCTGGAGACGATCAGGGCCTACATGCAGGAACGCAGCATCCCCAAGATGCTTGACGGCATCACCAACTCAGGCGCCCGAGCGGCACGCATCGTCACCAACATGCTGAATTTCAGCCGCAAAAGCGACTCTCAAATGGCTCCCAATGACCTGAATGCCATCCTTGACCACGCCCTGGAGCTGGCATCCAGCGACTACAACCTCAAAAAGAAGTATGATTTCAGAAAAATCACGATCATTCGTGACTACAGCCAACAATTACCCCCGCTGCGCTGCTCGGCCACCGAGATTGAACAAGTCCTCCTGAACCTGCTGACCAACGCCGCCCATGCCTACAACGGAACTGACGAACCAGCGGAAGGCAGAACCATCCGCCTGGGCACCTCCCTTTCGGGCGATTCTGCCGTGATTGAAATCGAGGATAACGGCCCAGGCATGGACGAAGAAACCCGCAAGCATATCTTCGAACCATTCTTCACTACCAAGGAGCCCGGAGTTGGTACTGGCTTGGGCCTTTCAGTCTCCTACTATATCATCACCCAGAATCACGGCGGTGAATTTGTGGTACACTCCGCACCAGGGCAAGGTACACGCTTCACCATCAGCCTGCCCATCGACTAA
- the ercA gene encoding alcohol dehydrogenase-like regulatory protein ErcA, with amino-acid sequence MPADITKLRKFIAPEVIYGQGSASVSGQYAHNLGLTHCLVVTDPGVLEAGWTELVVNSLIDNGIETTVFSEVSPNPRDTEVRSGVDVFMSHGCDGIVAVGGGSPMDCAKGIGIMATNGQDILEFEGVDQVEIPAPPLICIPTTAGSSADVSQFAIINDTSRKVKIAIVSKSTVPDTALVDPICTTTMSPTLTAATGLDALTHAFEAYVSLVNSETTDVFALSAIRLVRAHLLDAIASPNDIAARDKMMLASMHAGFAFSNAILGAVHAMAHAMGGLLDSPHGDCNASLLPHVVRANFNAAEARYRTIAGVFVHGLSPGEALAAPANEIRDRLVEELMGFGKQAGIPSGLSPMGMTRTDIPRLASLALKDACMLTNPKPFTQAEVEAIYEQAL; translated from the coding sequence ATGCCTGCGGACATCACAAAATTACGAAAATTCATCGCTCCCGAAGTCATCTACGGGCAGGGGTCAGCCTCGGTGTCCGGACAATACGCCCACAATCTCGGGCTGACACACTGCCTCGTGGTCACCGACCCCGGAGTTCTGGAGGCGGGCTGGACCGAACTGGTAGTCAACAGTCTGATTGATAACGGTATTGAAACCACCGTATTCAGCGAGGTGTCTCCCAATCCCAGAGACACGGAGGTGCGTAGCGGTGTCGATGTCTTCATGTCCCACGGATGTGACGGCATCGTGGCCGTTGGCGGGGGAAGCCCTATGGACTGCGCCAAAGGTATCGGCATCATGGCGACCAACGGTCAGGACATTCTGGAGTTCGAAGGGGTGGATCAGGTTGAAATCCCCGCTCCTCCACTAATCTGTATCCCCACGACGGCCGGCTCCTCAGCCGACGTCTCGCAATTCGCCATCATCAACGATACCTCCCGCAAAGTGAAAATCGCCATTGTCAGCAAATCCACCGTGCCGGACACGGCCCTGGTGGACCCGATCTGCACCACCACAATGAGTCCCACGCTGACAGCTGCCACAGGGCTGGATGCCCTGACTCACGCCTTTGAGGCCTATGTCTCGCTGGTCAACTCCGAAACCACCGACGTCTTCGCCCTGAGTGCCATTCGTCTGGTCCGGGCTCACCTGCTGGATGCCATCGCGTCGCCCAATGACATTGCCGCCCGTGACAAAATGATGCTGGCCTCCATGCACGCCGGATTCGCCTTTTCCAATGCCATTCTCGGAGCGGTCCATGCCATGGCTCACGCCATGGGAGGACTGCTGGACAGCCCTCATGGTGATTGCAATGCCTCCTTGTTGCCTCACGTGGTCCGAGCCAATTTCAATGCCGCCGAGGCTCGTTACAGAACTATTGCTGGCGTTTTTGTCCATGGACTGTCCCCGGGAGAAGCCTTGGCCGCTCCAGCGAATGAGATCCGTGACCGCTTGGTTGAGGAACTCATGGGATTCGGAAAACAGGCCGGCATCCCAAGCGGGCTCAGCCCCATGGGCATGACCAGAACCGATATCCCTCGGCTGGCCAGCCTGGCCCTCAAGGATGCCTGCATGCTGACCAACCCCAAACCTTTCACCCAGGCAGAGGTCGAAGCCATTTATGAGCAAGCCCTCTAA